The sequence aaaTGTCATAGCAGCAACTACCACAAACTGCTGTGCTTAACATAGTGGTGTTTCTGCAATTGTATCTATTCAGGGATAGCTACTGAAATATAAATAACATACCTCATAGTGTCAATCAGTAAAATAGAACCATTCAGTCAGACAATTTGCCTGCAGATATCAAGAAAAATGGGACATTGCTACAGAATCACCAATATACAACAATACCCCGGAGGCAAAAACACGCTATAAAACTCAGAGTAGACTCACCTTTCAAATTAAAAGCCTTGTCGAATGCCTCAGCTCTGATGTGTGGTGATGAACACACCTTTCTGGATCCAATCCTGTGACAGGTAATCAATCAACAGCAACGGAGATCCCGGGGTGAGAAGAGCTGAAGTTGTACTCCAGCTCCTTCTGCTGCTCCCCTGAACAAACTCGGTGCGTGCAGAGTGGATGGAGTTAGCAGAGGATCAGACGAGCTGCTATAAACTTTTCCCCTGACTGCTCACACCATCTGCATGCTGAGAGAGTCTCCGCTGTGAACAGGATGGCTGTCGCGGTCAGCACAGTCACACATCATGGGGCAGCAGTACAGCGGGAGTCCACCCAGACACATGCAAAcccatatgcacacacacacggacggaCGCAAACACACACTCTTCCCCCTCACACTGCAGCCTATGCAGTCCTAACTCCTCCAGTCATCCTGGCTCACACTCTGTCTGAGaacactgtgtgtgtatatgttggttacagagaagggggggggggggagagaaagtgtgtgtgtgtgtgtgtgttttcagtgaGCGTGTGTTAGGAAGTCTGAGGATGAGAGCTCTCACCAAGCAGAGCTCCAGCAGTGCAGCTCACTTTCGCTtgtatttcagataacacaaaagCAACTGGCAGTTTTTAAAACTCTCACACTTTGTTCAAATTGTAAACAGCCAGGAAATTCCCCAAACTTTACTAATGTGCAATATCAATTCTCAGTTCCCTATACAGTATACCATCTGAGAGTTATTCTGCATGCAAACACAGAAAGCCCCTCTTTTAAGGAGTCTTCAATATGTTGTATACAAATGACTGCGTGCATGCAGCTCCACAAACATTTATTCAGTGACACTGTCCTCACTTTGGTGCAAGCCCAGCTGTATACACACCAGTGTAAAGTGCATCTTGTTTAACTGGGAGTGGTCTGAAATGTCTTCCGTTTCCATAGTATTGCAGTGGTTCCTTCCAAAGAATAGTAGGATTAATTTTCTATAGAATAAATGGAGATTATATCATGGATAAAGCTTTTGAACCGTAGTGGATGCGAGGCATTTGCGGTATGAGGAAATTACTACCTGCTTTAACAAACTGAGGAATTCTGACATGTGGAGTACATTCCTGAGCGTAATCATGCAATCGGAGCTATTGTTCAACTCCTCACAATCTGCCCATCACCACACGGAGACTATTGATTTATGACAAGAGAGCAGGCACATTTTACACAATTTCTTTATCATGCAAGCTAATCAAATGAGAATGATGTGTAATAATTTACAGAATAAGTTTACTGATGAGAAAGAAATGTATAAAACAAGATAAGGCTGGAAGACCCTTTGATGATGAAGAATGAGATGTTTTTTAAAAAGATACCAAAAAACACAACCAGAAATTCACCACAAAAACCAATCTTTCCAATACTGAAAACATACATTTAGAACTAACAACATCTGTCTCAACACAAGACAGATGCAGAACCTTTACACCGCCTTATTGTATCCAAAGCACGTGTTTGCCACATCTCCTGGTCCTGGAAAATGTTTTCATTACTAATAATGAAGGAAAATTCCAGTCTGTGGGCTGAtgtatcataataataataataataataataaattggatttatatagcgcttttatagtacccaaagacgctttacaatatgaggggggggggggggggtagatagactggggcaggtagacaacagactaagaaaaaacaacaaaaacgacaaaacaaaacacagtggcagtcaggaggaggtcgaaaatgagtgggggggtgtttttacggatagagagaggtgaaaagatgggttttgaggcgggactggaacagagtgAGGGACTCAATTATCATCAATAATTACTTCCTCAAAATCAAATCAGGATGAACATTTAttaatttacacacacacacacacaaacaatacaCCATGTGAGACTTGGGTGCAACTCGGACTGAGGCAGTGTGTGTACTTTGCGGTGATGTTATACTGCTGTGGTCCTGGACGGTACGGAGGTGTTAGAGGTTCAAGTGTTGGGTCAGGCCGAAGACATTATCTATTGATCTGTTTGATCTACGGGCAGACCCTGAGCAGTGAGGCAGGATTGAGGTCAACATTACATTCGGACCTGCTATTAGCATATGTCAAACCATTGATCTAagtggcagcagcagcacatCAATCTGTCCAAAGCTTCAATCTGACACTTTCCTTAATGCAGAGGTTATTATCAGCGTTTTCCCAGAACACCTTTCTCCCCTTCTGTTTCCCGTGTTCTCTCCAGTGCGGGGTTACCtgaaaaagtcatctgaatctTACATGTTGCATGGCACATATTGAGCAACagcaacaacatttaaaaaaaaaattctgtttcgtatgccattttttttttaataataatttacaccaggggttcccaacacTTATGTCTTTAACCCCTCAAAAAACAAACTACTGTTTACACATTACCACTATACTTGGTGATTTGGTCGATGTATTCTGTATGGAAAAATGAACACAACTGACAAGTTACAAAAGATTAATTATATTTAATGCACTTGTATTTTTATCCGATCTTTCTATCCTAACCCGATGTTGGGAAATAATGGTCTCGATAAATCCTGGAGCTAGCTTTGGTACATTTTCAAGTCTTCTGCAGACACCAGTATTAGACCTTCCCCCTATATTTCCCAAAATATGGGTTCTTTATGGTTCATTAACTCTGGTTATTTGCGACGTGGCTTTTTATTTGTTGCTAGAACACAGCCTAGAAATCAGACATTGTTTTCATTCTGACTTTGGTATAACTGCTGTGAGCCATGCTAGCTCCTGTGCAGTAACTATTAAAGGTACTTTTAGTTGCATTTTTTAACATGAAAACacttttaataagcattttgcaGCTGTGCAAAGCCATTTACATTCAACAGTGAGAAtgaagtcaaatgtatttatacCAATAACACTCCACACAATACACATTTCTGGGTATTtaaagcctcatgagatgaaaacacagatgaaatgaaatgtagagAACAAACAAAAGTAGTTCCTGAGCCATCTGTGCTCAGCCATCCTTCAGCATGTTTCATATATTTGCAGGATGTGGAATGCTGAACATGAAACACTTTGACCTTGTGACGTGAGAAGTTGCCATCTGTAAACAAACTGGGGATGCATCTTCTCCCATGAGACACTGTGGGGGACCTTATCCGATAGGAGATAACTCGTATGGTTGGAATGGATGAATCTTGACAAAAAGCCTCCGGGAATTAAAATATTCTCAATGGATCTGCTGTTCTCATGGCCTTGCAGTCAGAGGTTTGGACAGTTGGTGACTTCTGGGAAGATAATGAAAAACTTTGGAGTCAGATGACGGGAATCCTTTCCCAGCGACCCGCATGACACAGTAAGTCATCGACTTTAAATTCCATTATTATATGGACTTtagtgttgctgtattttgtgTACACTTTTGTCCCCTCACTGCTCTCGGCAGATATTATACATCTGTGTGTGCATGACCTCTGTTGGTAAGTGTCTGGTCATTGCAGAATAAAAAATTAGCTTTGCTCAAAATGTTCACATTAACAATGGATCACATTGTCACTTATATGTACTGCTAGTAGTGCGGTCCTACAGATAGTAATCACTTGACATATTGTATATCAATAGGACAATCCTGTTTaagtttatgattaaaacaaaGAAGAAAGTTAACGAAAAAGCCAAAAAACACAACTTTAAGACCCCATTTACATGGAGACGAAACGGAGAGCGAACcaaatcaaaaaagtcttccgttcacacagTATCGGCTCAAGAAACTTGTCCTTTCACACAagaccgctggagacgctgtagtacatatgccgggcctgtaagtggcgctgtacttccgccacaaaatacaccaaaagcagcgaagaagaccccccccccccccccgagcatagttgccatggttgcccttctgtttatgctccgcagtggatttagcaacatgtagttcatgcaGTTCTCCATGTCCGCTTGTTGCTGAttgttgtggtagaggagctgtagattttgcactaacatctgtagcatgctgctactgaccatgctacagcagtgagcagcagaggtggggctatggcttcatcgttatcaggaaatgatcgtataggacgtacacacggagccgttacgGTAAGTCtacacggcagcgtgcgttgacgcttgccggcgggcgtgtctgaagctcgacccaCAACcactcacatgaatctcccgcccacGGACACACAAGCGGTTTAGTTGGCTAGAGCTTGtgctggcatatgatttgattggctgacgcttccatcaaagcttgaaaagttgaacttttctaaacttttgaagcgagcaacgtgagcaaagcgaagcgacggaaccacaatgcagttcggcaaagcgtggcgtcaccccattcaaagcgaATGGAAagctgcgttgaagcttcaacgcacgccgccgtgtggacgggccgtgaggcCCCCCAGAGCAttccgtccgcagatctacccatCTTGGGACTCGTTATCGTTTGAGGGGTCCGTTTCCGCGGTTCCATTACGGCCTtgtgtgaacgaacgggctacACGTAAGAGAAAAGTAGCAGATACAACACGAGCCGTCTCCATGTAAACAGGGTCTAAGAAGTGGGAGGCTTTAGAGGTCAAGGTCACCCCTATTTAGTTTAACAGTCTACATGTCACTGCTGGTTTCATTCTCCTCCTGACCTCAATAGGGACAGAAAATATTGCAGGAATGTTGCTGCTACTTCTCTGAACCTGCTGACCGTTGTTTTGAAAGGTCAATGCAAACACAGCCTTCCTCCTGTTGGTATTTCATTGAAAAATCCAGTAGACCTTGTTTACTGATGCCAGTAAAATGGTGTATGAGCAATCATGCTTTGATAAGCGGCAGCTATGTTTTGCTGTgttaattattattttgtttttagtccttggttgttttatttttctatttAGTCTTTCCTTTGCAACTGTATTCTGATTTTCTATCGGAGTTTGTCTTTACTTTAGAAACAGTGCACCCCTCCATACCTAAAATCAGCTCTCCTTCTTTTACTTTACACAATATTGCTCTCTGGTGGTGATTtttaaaactttaaaatgtttatctttaatctttgtatacatgtttattgttattttcaAAAGGCTGTTCACATattaatatccataactttatttttgtatttataaaGATAGTTTTTTGATACATGTCACTATATGATGGTAGCCTATTACTAACAATAGATCGGTGCTGTAAAATCCTTATTATACTtatgacaaatacaaaataacacTAAACCGAAGTGACATCTATTATTGCATTAATTTATCAAAGCTTCAAAACAAACACATGAAAATAAATGCAGAAGAAAACTTTTCAGCACAATAGCATCAAAGAGCCACCAGATGTCCATGTGTTACAGCACAAGAGGAACTCAGAAGGTTTTCAATTAAAAACCCTATCCGGTACAACATCAGTGTATTACTACTTTCAAAGctcaaaatacatttgttttataatatgagataaaataaaaaaaatggtgtTGTGCAACCTTAGAGCCCTTACCAAATTAAGTTGTACAACAAATTAACATAAAAAGAAATGTGAAACTTATTCAAATCAGATACCTCTATCTACATCGTAAATCCTACCTCAGACCTTCTTCAATAAATCTGCCTAGAATATGCAAATATGGTAGTTGTCGAGCATTTGGCACTTGTATTGGACATTCAATTATTCTGTGAGGCATAAGATAGGCTATTGCTAAGATCTATCTACTGTAACTTAAGCCTAATGAGTGACAAACTTGcacttgaataaatcattttctaatAGATTGAACCTAAATTGAGTAGAAGTTTGAGTCAGAAATAATAAATTGCCTTATCTTTTGATCACACAAAATGATATTGTTGTTTGTCTCAAACAGATTGTGATTCGCTCAGATATTATTCCCTGAGGGTATTTTGTACATACTGTAGTACTGATGTGGTGCTACTGTTGAAGCAGAAATAATTATAATttcccaaacttttttttgCTCCAAATAATCGAGAACAAAATATTGCTCCACATTTCATTTTATGGAATAAAACACACTTTAGAGTAGTCAAATACATAAAGAGAAGACTGTTACAGATGTATGGTTAAAATGGCAACCTACAGTATATTAACATTGCAACTCTTTGTCATTCTGATGTGTGATGATAAACCTGTTGTTTCTTCTCACGCCACATTGACAATTCCTCCAGGGGTCAGAAGTCTGACCAGTCCAGTCGTTTACGGCTCAAGATGTTCCTGTTGGCAAAGAAAAGGAGTTGGGAATCCTGGAAATGTGAGTCAAAGAGTTAATTACTCAAACTGCATCACATCGTGATGAAGTAACATAACAGCCAATGAGTTAAGTGAGATTTCCCAAGCCTCAGGTTAGCTATCTGCTATCAATGTAATCAATCTCACCACTTAATTTCCTTTTGCACAGTGTTTACATGTTGTCTCCATTCAGACATGTCATTCTTCAGCTACAGTAAACAACCTGTTGAGGCAGGGCCAAACTGTAAATACCAGACCATCTATTTGCAGTAAATCAGTGTTATTTACTACTTCGTTCACGCACCTTTGTTTCTGCAGGAGCGGCAGTGACGTGTTCAGGGAGTCAGATAAAGGGTATTTCTCACCATCGCTTTCCTGTTATTTTCAAGGGTCCTTTGTTTGGTTACGAGGTCTCGGCCTGTCCATTCTCAGGGGAATGTGAGCAACATTAGAGCCCCGAACACTTGTGAACTCTCCGGTCCTCCTCAATAGTTTCccaattctgtgtgtgtgtgtgtgtgtgtataaacatTTATActctttgttttaaaaaacagaTTTCTAATGATTCACTTTTTAATTTAAGACATGATTTACAATAGATAACGTGAATCAAGATTATAGAACAACACTTTGTCAGTCAGTTTATTGAAGTTCATTGCTTCACAGGGACAGTTGGTTTGTTCACTGATGGGTTTTTAGGTGTTGGTCTTTAATCTTAGTAAGCATTGAATAGAGTGGATGTGAAGTGTCTTGTTTCTGTCCCTGGACAAGAGGACGGAGCCTTTGCAGTTGTGTGTCACTTGAAAATTCCAAGGTTTTTTCAAGTGTCTCTTGAAAAAATCCTTGCTTTTAAATTCCCGTCCTGGTcagacacaacaacaacaggaaGAAGGGACATTTTCACAGGTGTCAGGAAGCACAGGAAATAAACAAGCTGAATACTGGAAAACATTTTTGTACCAGTAAGAGTCAGAGGTGAGGCTAATAAGAGATATCTTTAGCTGGGACAGGATTATTTTTGCAGTTTTGGCCAAAATGTTTATCATTTTAATTGCGTGCACTTTAAGAGATTTTGAGGGGAAATCTTCCTCTCATCAAGCATAACTTATCCTGTTTGATTATGAATTGCAAGCAATAAGTTCACATTTTTAACTCATCGCTTAATTCACATTTGATCATGGCATTTATTGTAATATAATTTGTAAGTtaacacatttatattcaaATGGAACCTACATCTCTTTCAAAGACAGTCTGATGTAGATAATTAAAGACTTATACTAAAGCTTTGTTCTATATTTGCATGCATTTTGGCATGACACTAACAATAGGAAAATCGGCCTGCAAAAATAACCATTTCACTTCTTTTCTGAaagttgaagaggtgagttGAAATAATCTAAATGTTTAGCTGCATTTACAATGTCCATTTCTCAAATACTTTATGCAACCTTAATAAACCAATCACATTTGTTCTCATGTTGTTTCCAATCATTTTTACACGGCTTTTATGAGAAGAGGGTAGAGGAACTTTCTCAAATGTTGCCCCGTCTGTGATCTTTTGTAAAGCCAGGAAACCCAGCCTTTGCTCTTCAGTTGTCCTTTTTAATTTTGGTGATAAAGTATGTTTGCAATGACAGTGAGATATGTTTTAAACGTGGGAACAAATCATTTCTTTGCCATTTGTGGAACATTCTCAGCACGTTCTCCTCCTCAGTTGGCATACCACTTCACCAGATCATCATGGGAAACTCAAATTCTTCTTACCCAGAGGATATTTCTATCCAGACAACATTTCTTCAGTTCAAAGACCACCTCTCTAATCTCTCTAATGTTGTCCTGAGAGCAACTATGTATCCTCCTCTTTTTTCACTGAAATAATGTTAAAATACTGAATTAAATGCACACCCAAGTTCAAAAGTACACTGTATATTTCAGACTTAGAAAATGTAATATGAACTATGTTGGCATGCCATAATGACAAATAATGTTCCTATTTCACTACAGCCTACTCGACATTCACTCTTATTTAACTAATCATATATTAATTCAGTTTCCAATACCGGTTATGTAATATCATGGCTTATATTAAAGGATTTGTGCCTCTGTTAGAGATTTGAAATTCCTCTAAGATATCTTGGTAGCAGTCACTAGTATGAAAAAACATACTGAATTCCAATGTTTTGTCCAAAACTCCAGTAACCATTAATGATGTTACATTTTTCCTTAACAGTAAAGTGACAATAAACTGCTGAAGCTACATTATTGGTTACTACGTATTCAATTATTCAGTTTTTTTTGATTAATACACTTATTGTAACAAATTCTGCATCGCTTATTAGGTTAATAGAAAATTGTAGGCAATTAAAATAAACATGACAACAGTCAGTGATAACTTTGGTTTAATTGTAAGAGCATTCAATACATTGGCTGGtgtcatatacagtatatttcccATGTCCTTTTTGTATACAGTACACATTAAATATCACAATGGCAAACTTCAAAATGTTTAGCGGACTACAATGAAACAACTATTGCTTGTCCAGTTTGAAAATATATGCAATATTTGTCTTGTCATTTTCTCCAAAGTAATTTATGAAGGCACACTAAATGAGAACATCAGATCGAGATTGAAGCTCATGGGAACAGAGTACAAAAAGGAAAGACGATGAACAAAAATAACAGAGACTGCATACTTAATTGGAATTGATGCTTGTgtcaaacacaaacaaaccaaATATAACGtattgctgtaaaaaaaaaaagtatttcatcgtttaacataataaaatatatcttTCAGTTCATTTATAAGTTAATGCCACATTTACACTGAACAGATTCAGTCTTGCAGGACTTGTCAGCGAGGGTTGAGCCGCTTTGGAGCCATGGATCTGGTCGTGTCTTGATCTGTGTTCTGGACAGAGCTGACTTCTCCTGAGCCCCCCTCTCCCCCTAGAAACACAGGTGACAGAATTCATTAATCTCTCAATTCACAAATGACCTGTTTTTCAGAACTTAATTGAGTCAATTTGGTGAGACAGTTGACAGCAGagtgaagtgtttttttttttaagtgtcgAGATGTATACCTTCTTGAGTGTCAGTCTTGAGCTTGCTGGCAATTTTGGCAAAGAATTTGAGGGTGAGACATGCTCCTGTCTCCCTGTCACAGATGCCACCTTTGCAGTTGCAAGTCTTGCGGCACTCAATTCCGTAGGTCCCATACAGGCAGTCTGAAGAAAAAGAAGACAATAATTCAGAGAAGTCTCTGGATCTAATGTACTCATGTTATAGACTCATATTCACAGTCAAAATCATAAGGATGAATTACAAGATAAATGAGCAATAGACCCAAAAAAAATCACTTATATTGTATTATCATTGGTGTTTGAACTATAAACTCCTAAACTTGTCAAATTAAATTTCCAATTCCCATTGGAAGCAAGGATGCACAAGTCTGAACATGCACACTACACTGTATTTGGTTATGAGGCAGGTGCTATTCATTGTGATAATCCAATGAATAGCACCTTAAACACTGTAACACCAAAAGGAGATTTGGTGCAGCAGAGCATCACACACTCAAAACGCAGCAAACAGAAGCAGCACCTTGGGCACATTACAATGTACAATGACAGTACCTTTGCAGATCCCATATTCGTCTCCATAATCGTCCTCATCCTTGTAGAACTCGCAGAATAATCCCGGTCCGCACTTCACCCCGTGCATGCCCGACACGGTGCGGTAACAGTGCTCCCCTCTGCCGGCTGCACACACCTGGCAACAGCCGCAGTCATCCAGCACCGTCCGTGCGCAGCGCTGCGTCGCGCCGCACCGCTCCGTGTTGCATCTGTCCGGGCAGTTCACCGCGTACTTGACATTGGTGCTCCAGGCCTCAGAATCCTGCACTATGAGTGAAGTCAGCACCGTGATGAGGAGGAGAGACATGGTGCCGGGTGAAGAGCTCCTGGATGGGCTGATGTGTGTTGGATATCTCGGGGAGAGACGGAGCACCTCTGTGAGACTTGAGTGGAGTGACCTCCGGCTCATCAGGTTGTATGGTTATCAGGGATGAACAACTTTGTTTTGCACATGGCTTTGCCCCTCGTCAATTTCCTCATTCCGGTGTTGTCGTCCTTTTTGCCAGTCAGCTCCCTTTTTTAGAGATCCGGCTTGGACGTGGGATTAACTCTGGACCGCCATCCAGGAATTGAAATCCGTGTGACCTGATGTCATAAATTATCtttggtttgtttttgtgtTGGGGACcgacagaccccccccccccccccccccccccaaacctcGTGACTGGCTCAGCTTTGAAGAATCACATCTGATGTTAGGATGTTTTTAGTCACAACATCCTATGAT comes from Pseudochaenichthys georgianus chromosome 12, fPseGeo1.2, whole genome shotgun sequence and encodes:
- the esm1 gene encoding endothelial cell-specific molecule 1, with the protein product MSRRSLHSSLTEVLRLSPRYPTHISPSRSSSPGTMSLLLITVLTSLIVQDSEAWSTNVKYAVNCPDRCNTERCGATQRCARTVLDDCGCCQVCAAGRGEHCYRTVSGMHGVKCGPGLFCEFYKDEDDYGDEYGICKDCLYGTYGIECRKTCNCKGGICDRETGACLTLKFFAKIASKLKTDTQEGGEGGSGEVSSVQNTDQDTTRSMAPKRLNPR